In one Euzebya tangerina genomic region, the following are encoded:
- a CDS encoding glycosyltransferase family 2 protein, translating into MSTHTPAVSVIMTVHNEEDHLLDALRSIGAQTFTDFEVVVWDDGSTDRTPELLQSFAAKDDRVRVLSSVRNRGPVVGRNFAIDVSRAAWLAICDADDVWLPQKLERQMAVLQHHSSSADADGLVALGSSGHHINAEGRVRGFFDVGLHDEAAYDNARASSDVFYLLNSSAIFRRDVFQLVGGYREDYFPGEDVDLWTRMAEHGLILNLEEPLVHYRVHGHSVSDHKMIKGLLNTQRVKANARRRHLELPELSHLEFLDVLRSHPTVYRRLLRSWMAQSLYRSAGGALANGRYLAGAAAMLRALVMDVWVPFERAQRQVFRHETMAQLLRP; encoded by the coding sequence ATGTCAACCCACACACCTGCAGTCAGCGTCATCATGACGGTGCACAACGAGGAGGATCATCTTCTCGACGCGCTCCGTTCGATCGGCGCGCAGACCTTCACCGACTTCGAGGTCGTCGTCTGGGACGACGGCTCGACCGACCGCACTCCCGAGTTGCTGCAATCGTTCGCGGCGAAGGACGATCGTGTCCGGGTCCTCAGCTCGGTGCGGAACCGAGGTCCAGTGGTGGGTCGCAACTTCGCGATCGACGTGAGCCGTGCGGCGTGGCTGGCGATCTGTGATGCCGACGACGTCTGGCTGCCGCAGAAGCTCGAGCGGCAGATGGCGGTCCTGCAGCACCACTCCTCGTCGGCGGACGCCGACGGCCTGGTTGCGCTGGGCTCCTCCGGCCATCACATCAACGCCGAGGGTCGGGTTCGCGGGTTCTTCGACGTCGGACTGCACGACGAGGCGGCCTACGACAACGCCCGGGCGAGCAGCGACGTCTTCTACCTGCTGAACTCCTCCGCGATCTTCCGTCGGGATGTGTTCCAATTGGTCGGCGGCTACCGGGAGGACTACTTCCCCGGGGAGGACGTCGACCTGTGGACGCGCATGGCCGAGCACGGTCTGATCCTGAACCTGGAGGAGCCTCTGGTGCACTATCGGGTGCACGGCCACAGCGTCTCCGATCACAAGATGATCAAGGGGTTGCTCAACACCCAGCGGGTCAAGGCCAATGCCCGACGCCGTCACCTGGAACTGCCGGAGCTCTCCCACCTGGAGTTCCTCGATGTCCTGCGGAGCCACCCCACGGTGTACCGGCGACTGCTGCGGTCGTGGATGGCCCAGAGCCTGTATCGCAGTGCTGGCGGGGCCTTGGCCAACGGCCGCTACCTCGCGGGCGCTGCAGCCATGCTCCGCGCGCTGGTCATGGACGTGTGGGTCCCGTTCGAGCGAGCTCAGCGTCAGGTGTTCCGTCACGAGACGATGGCGCAACTGCTGCGTCCCTAG
- a CDS encoding right-handed parallel beta-helix repeat-containing protein — MALAALLTSTPAAAQGHFVRGELPVSAAPHDGREDAAPARPANPPANPTPRQAEAVPPVPVAAPAVVDIPADAIAITPQDSAAAIVAATPAGSTFVFTSGVHRAVEINVRTGDTYLGEPGAVLDAAVPLNTTRYAEAGNGLRQYQGVESDAATAITGPSCAPWFEGGMAICGHEQEVFRSEMLFADGQRLRHVNAPEDVAPGSFHYNGETDALTTAGDYTELAFATADFAFAGWGAEDVTIAGITLRNYATPAQHGTIDAYGGNRWTIDGVVVAGSHGYGIRIGQNTTITNSLITDNGHIGIGGQADNTSFVATGNEISHNAWLGVQPGFEAGGMKVLFTHDAVVTHNWVHDNASKGLWFDGFNRNATIAHNRVERSGQTGILYEISFDAEIHDNVVVDNHTSGDVTESFGNIQIVNSTNVEVHTNTISGGGRHELTLVDTGEEHGLSDVTVRDNHITINTSWEAGAYGAKDSRPGGHSPAPLSGLTFADNTVVLDGPHTLVFATAEGIVDDVRWSEVSSDTIVR, encoded by the coding sequence GTGGCTCTGGCCGCCCTCCTGACCAGCACGCCGGCTGCTGCGCAGGGCCACTTCGTCCGCGGCGAACTGCCCGTGAGCGCCGCTCCACACGACGGGCGAGAGGACGCTGCTCCTGCGCGCCCCGCCAACCCACCCGCCAACCCGACCCCCCGCCAAGCCGAGGCGGTACCGCCGGTGCCCGTGGCTGCGCCCGCGGTCGTCGACATCCCCGCCGACGCGATTGCGATCACCCCGCAGGACTCGGCCGCCGCAATCGTCGCGGCCACACCGGCCGGCAGCACCTTCGTGTTCACCTCGGGAGTGCACCGGGCCGTTGAGATCAACGTCCGCACCGGCGACACCTACCTGGGTGAGCCGGGTGCCGTCCTCGACGCTGCCGTCCCGCTCAACACCACACGCTACGCCGAGGCCGGCAACGGTCTGCGCCAGTACCAAGGGGTCGAGTCCGACGCCGCGACGGCCATCACCGGGCCCTCATGTGCCCCGTGGTTCGAGGGCGGCATGGCCATCTGTGGCCACGAGCAGGAGGTCTTCCGCTCCGAGATGCTGTTCGCCGATGGGCAGCGCCTGCGCCACGTCAACGCGCCAGAGGACGTCGCGCCCGGCTCGTTCCACTACAACGGTGAGACGGACGCCCTGACCACGGCCGGCGACTACACCGAACTGGCCTTCGCCACGGCCGACTTCGCCTTCGCCGGCTGGGGTGCCGAGGATGTGACCATCGCCGGGATCACGCTGCGCAACTACGCCACCCCCGCCCAGCACGGCACCATCGATGCCTACGGCGGCAACCGCTGGACGATCGACGGCGTGGTCGTGGCTGGCAGCCACGGCTACGGCATCCGCATCGGCCAGAACACCACCATCACCAACTCCCTCATCACCGACAACGGCCACATCGGGATCGGCGGCCAGGCCGACAACACCTCCTTCGTCGCGACCGGCAACGAGATCAGCCACAACGCCTGGCTCGGCGTCCAGCCCGGCTTCGAGGCCGGCGGCATGAAGGTCCTGTTCACCCACGACGCCGTGGTGACCCACAACTGGGTGCACGACAACGCCTCGAAGGGTCTGTGGTTCGACGGCTTCAACCGCAACGCCACGATCGCCCACAACCGGGTCGAGCGCTCCGGCCAGACCGGCATCCTCTACGAGATCTCCTTCGACGCCGAGATCCACGACAACGTCGTCGTGGACAACCACACCTCCGGCGACGTGACCGAGTCCTTCGGCAACATCCAGATCGTGAACTCCACCAACGTCGAGGTCCACACCAACACGATCTCGGGCGGCGGCCGGCACGAGCTGACCCTGGTCGACACCGGCGAGGAGCACGGCCTGTCCGACGTCACCGTGCGGGACAACCACATCACCATCAACACGAGCTGGGAAGCCGGTGCCTACGGCGCCAAGGACAGCCGGCCCGGCGGTCACTCCCCCGCCCCCCTGTCGGGTCTGACGTTTGCCGACAACACCGTTGTCCTGGATGGTCCGCACACGCTGGTCTTCGCCACCGCGGAGGGCATCGTCGACGACGTGCGGTGGTCAGAGGTCTCGAGCGACACGATCGTCCGGTGA
- a CDS encoding cell wall-binding repeat-containing protein, whose product MAFLLLASLLQAAPAQAQEDVDAKPLELVSRVGNADPIVTAVEASKIAFSGGADAVLVASVEDFADALSAAGLAETDNAPLLFSNRDRMPQQTLDEIVRLGAERVILLGGSNAISDEAGQAIRNAGVADVSRAEGANRFATAAAVARTLNSRKSEDLHAYLALGSNPEPTRAWADAVGVSSLAGFTGRATLLTAPDRLPVETAEVIRELGYERITIIGGTAAISQGVAEEVQALGVFVDRLAGSNRYETSAAVTAALLEEGAKPGELWVASGGNFADPLIAGPAAAHLGGVMFLTDSPNFSNQPVRQFIVDNRDRIRAIRLAGSALDDGLLETIRALLDGMVVPDDAVLLQPGDDPQAVVDRSEPGTTFAFTPGTHRDVELVVRTGDTYLGLPGAILDGSRELPASAWRQERGLWVLDGIDIDLPTAGEYGCESWLDNEEQFALCGHEAEIYRSEQLFQGSSRLRHVNSLDGVERSGTWFYDVQGGRVWMYDNPADEVVRMSEISTAFAGFETEDVMISGLTIRRYGSAARTGVIDALDTRNWIIENVEVSQGHGYGIRIGVDTIIRDSRLLDNGQLGAGGSARESSVRIENNEVAFNGALGFQRNYEVGGVKVTHAHGVWMTNNYVHDNDAKGLWVDGLCRDVTINNNLVERQGQTGILYELSFGGEVRGNTLIDNHTTDDISDSYGNLQLVNAVDVDVYENTLSGGNRQEFTIYHTDLYPGVENIRVYDNDITFETTWNEGTYGVKDLRADQSVPLQGLVFENNRLRILELPERPFAWETQLVTLDDWLAVHPNEVVELRR is encoded by the coding sequence ATGGCATTTTTGCTCCTCGCGTCGCTGCTGCAGGCGGCACCCGCACAGGCTCAGGAGGACGTCGACGCCAAGCCGCTCGAGCTGGTCAGCCGCGTGGGGAACGCTGACCCGATCGTGACGGCCGTCGAGGCCTCCAAGATCGCCTTCTCAGGTGGCGCGGACGCCGTTCTCGTCGCCAGCGTCGAGGACTTCGCTGACGCCCTGAGCGCCGCCGGTCTCGCTGAGACCGACAACGCACCACTGCTGTTCTCCAACCGAGATCGCATGCCGCAGCAGACGCTGGACGAGATCGTCCGCTTGGGCGCAGAACGGGTGATCTTGCTGGGCGGCTCGAACGCGATCTCCGACGAGGCCGGTCAAGCCATCCGCAACGCCGGCGTGGCCGACGTCTCCCGCGCCGAAGGCGCCAACCGGTTCGCGACTGCCGCCGCGGTTGCTCGGACCTTGAACTCCCGGAAGTCGGAGGATCTGCACGCCTACCTGGCCCTGGGCAGCAACCCCGAGCCGACGCGAGCCTGGGCCGACGCGGTCGGCGTGTCCAGCCTGGCCGGCTTCACCGGTCGGGCCACGCTGCTCACGGCCCCCGACCGGCTGCCGGTCGAGACCGCCGAGGTCATCCGCGAACTCGGGTACGAGCGCATCACGATCATCGGTGGCACGGCGGCGATCAGCCAGGGCGTGGCTGAGGAGGTGCAGGCGCTCGGGGTCTTCGTCGACCGCTTGGCCGGCAGCAACCGCTACGAGACCTCGGCCGCGGTCACCGCAGCGCTGCTGGAGGAGGGCGCCAAGCCCGGTGAGCTGTGGGTGGCCAGTGGTGGGAACTTCGCCGACCCCCTGATCGCGGGCCCGGCCGCAGCGCACCTGGGCGGGGTGATGTTCCTCACCGACTCGCCCAACTTCTCCAATCAGCCGGTCCGGCAGTTCATCGTCGACAACCGCGACCGGATCCGGGCGATCCGTCTGGCCGGCAGCGCGTTGGACGATGGACTGCTCGAAACGATCCGCGCTCTCCTCGATGGGATGGTTGTCCCCGACGACGCGGTGCTGCTGCAGCCCGGTGACGACCCGCAGGCCGTCGTGGACCGCTCTGAGCCCGGCACGACCTTCGCCTTCACCCCGGGTACGCACCGAGATGTGGAGTTGGTGGTCAGGACCGGGGACACCTACCTGGGCCTGCCCGGCGCCATCCTCGACGGGTCGCGGGAGCTGCCGGCGTCGGCGTGGCGTCAGGAGCGGGGATTGTGGGTGCTCGACGGCATCGACATCGACCTTCCCACCGCCGGTGAGTATGGCTGCGAGTCGTGGCTCGACAACGAGGAGCAGTTCGCCCTGTGCGGCCACGAGGCGGAGATCTATCGCAGCGAACAGCTCTTCCAGGGCAGCAGCCGTCTGCGGCACGTCAACTCACTGGACGGGGTTGAGCGATCAGGGACCTGGTTCTACGACGTGCAGGGCGGCCGCGTCTGGATGTACGACAACCCAGCCGACGAAGTGGTCCGGATGAGTGAGATCTCGACCGCCTTCGCCGGCTTCGAGACCGAGGACGTCATGATCTCGGGACTGACCATCCGGCGGTACGGCTCCGCGGCGCGCACGGGCGTCATCGATGCGTTGGACACCCGGAACTGGATCATCGAGAACGTCGAGGTGTCACAGGGCCACGGCTACGGCATCCGCATCGGCGTGGACACCATCATTCGAGACTCCCGCCTGCTGGACAATGGCCAGCTGGGAGCCGGCGGCAGCGCCCGTGAGAGCTCCGTGCGGATCGAGAACAACGAGGTCGCGTTTAACGGTGCGCTCGGCTTCCAGCGGAACTACGAGGTCGGCGGCGTGAAGGTCACGCACGCCCACGGCGTGTGGATGACCAACAACTACGTCCACGACAACGATGCCAAGGGGTTGTGGGTGGACGGACTGTGCCGGGACGTGACCATCAACAACAACTTGGTCGAGCGGCAGGGCCAGACCGGCATCCTCTACGAGTTGTCCTTCGGTGGCGAGGTCCGTGGCAACACCCTGATCGACAACCACACGACCGACGACATCTCGGACTCCTACGGCAACCTGCAACTCGTCAATGCCGTCGACGTCGACGTCTACGAGAACACTCTCAGCGGCGGCAACCGCCAGGAGTTCACGATCTACCACACCGACCTCTACCCGGGCGTGGAGAACATCCGGGTCTACGACAACGACATCACGTTCGAGACGACGTGGAACGAGGGAACGTACGGCGTCAAGGATCTCCGCGCCGACCAGTCCGTGCCGCTGCAGGGTCTCGTCTTCGAGAACAACCGACTTCGCATCCTGGAGCTGCCGGAGCGCCCGTTCGCCTGGGAGACCCAGCTCGTCACGCTGGACGACTGGCTGGCGGTCCACCCGAACGAGGTCGTGGAGCTACGCCGCTGA
- a CDS encoding GDP-L-fucose synthase family protein, with amino-acid sequence MPQPEDRPLDGQRIVVTGGAGFLGRKVVERLEHRGVTALVPRRADVDLTRQDATERYIAQTAPDAVLHLAAEVGGIGANRDNPGRYFYANMAMGMHLIEACRASGVNRFVQVGTVCAYPKHTPVPFVEDDLWDGYPEETNAPYGVAKKALLVMLQAYRDQYCMDGIYLLPVNLYGPGDNFDLHSSHVIPALIRKFVAAKDSGATAAEVWGTGSASREFLHVDDAARGIVMATEAYHDPDPVNIGAGQEVTIRELVETIKDLTGFDGEIEWDTSKPDGQPRRKLDTRRAKERFGFESEIPLDEGIAATIAWWRAHQRDVVQTPA; translated from the coding sequence GTGCCCCAACCCGAGGACCGCCCGCTGGACGGACAGCGGATCGTGGTGACCGGCGGTGCCGGCTTCCTGGGACGCAAGGTCGTCGAGCGGCTGGAGCATCGGGGCGTGACGGCGCTGGTACCGCGACGAGCCGACGTCGATCTCACCCGTCAGGACGCGACCGAGCGCTACATCGCACAGACGGCCCCGGATGCTGTCCTGCACCTGGCGGCCGAGGTCGGCGGGATCGGCGCCAACCGGGACAACCCCGGCCGATACTTCTACGCCAACATGGCCATGGGGATGCACCTGATCGAGGCGTGCCGAGCATCCGGTGTCAACCGCTTCGTGCAGGTCGGCACCGTCTGTGCCTACCCCAAGCACACCCCGGTCCCGTTCGTGGAGGACGACCTCTGGGATGGCTACCCGGAGGAGACCAACGCGCCCTACGGGGTCGCCAAGAAGGCGCTGCTGGTGATGTTGCAGGCCTACCGCGACCAGTACTGCATGGATGGCATCTACCTGCTGCCCGTCAACCTCTACGGCCCGGGCGACAACTTCGATCTCCACTCCTCCCACGTCATCCCGGCGCTGATCCGCAAGTTCGTGGCCGCGAAGGACTCGGGGGCGACCGCCGCCGAGGTGTGGGGCACCGGATCGGCCAGTCGCGAGTTCCTCCACGTCGACGATGCCGCCCGCGGGATCGTCATGGCCACCGAGGCCTACCACGACCCCGACCCGGTCAACATCGGCGCCGGTCAAGAGGTGACGATCCGGGAGCTGGTCGAGACGATCAAGGATCTCACGGGCTTCGATGGCGAGATCGAGTGGGACACCTCCAAGCCCGACGGCCAACCACGACGAAAGCTGGACACGCGGCGCGCCAAGGAGCGATTCGGCTTCGAGAGCGAGATCCCACTCGACGAGGGGATCGCCGCGACCATCGCCTGGTGGCGCGCCCATCAGCGGGACGTCGTGCAGACGCCGGCGTGA
- a CDS encoding glycosyltransferase codes for MARPSAGRRADAGVTRLDGPVAVLLPSVELGAYWGPVIRELDRMSGEARLLTAHGWPNWQQDPTADLVTIVGTARRISTDADAKAYGGGVMVLPVRVVVPLLRLRPAAVYTMGFSLWTVLALLLKPFLRWRVVLMWEGSSPGVDHRDSALRTRIRAVMARLADRLITSNHRSRDYLVDHLGAPGDTVDVHPLLVPSVAALTAGADRAPAIADLPAPRLLVVGRLETRKGIDPLLRALAALGDSTPWSLAVIGTGEEEPALRATAERLGVAGRVSWLGWVAYPDLGAHLAAADFLAFPTLEDTWGMVAAEAMAVGTPVICSIHAGVSEILTDGVDGVLVDPTNSTAFAARLGEVVRESDPDELGRAALRRIGSLTPAATAAALLRAASGPAEG; via the coding sequence GTGGCGCGCCCATCAGCGGGACGTCGTGCAGACGCCGGCGTGACCCGTCTCGACGGCCCGGTCGCCGTCCTGCTCCCCTCCGTCGAGCTGGGTGCGTACTGGGGACCGGTGATCCGCGAGCTGGACCGGATGAGCGGAGAGGCCCGACTCCTGACGGCGCACGGCTGGCCGAACTGGCAGCAGGACCCGACGGCCGACCTCGTCACGATCGTCGGGACGGCCCGTCGGATCAGCACCGATGCCGACGCGAAGGCCTACGGCGGGGGGGTGATGGTCCTGCCCGTCCGGGTCGTGGTGCCGCTGCTGCGCCTGCGACCGGCTGCGGTGTACACGATGGGGTTCAGCCTGTGGACCGTTCTCGCTCTGCTGCTGAAGCCATTCCTCCGCTGGCGGGTGGTGCTGATGTGGGAGGGCAGCTCACCCGGCGTCGACCACCGCGACTCCGCCCTGCGCACACGGATCCGTGCGGTGATGGCACGACTGGCAGACCGTCTCATCACCAGCAACCATCGCTCGCGCGACTATCTGGTGGACCACCTCGGTGCCCCCGGTGACACCGTCGACGTCCACCCGCTGCTCGTGCCCTCGGTCGCTGCACTGACGGCTGGCGCGGACCGCGCACCGGCGATCGCGGACCTACCGGCGCCCCGGCTGCTTGTCGTCGGCCGGCTGGAGACGCGCAAGGGCATCGACCCGTTGCTGCGGGCCCTGGCAGCGCTGGGCGACAGCACCCCCTGGTCCCTGGCCGTGATCGGCACCGGCGAGGAGGAGCCGGCCCTTCGCGCGACGGCGGAGCGACTGGGTGTCGCCGGCCGGGTCAGCTGGCTGGGCTGGGTCGCCTACCCCGACCTGGGTGCACATCTTGCGGCGGCCGACTTCTTGGCCTTCCCGACCCTCGAGGACACCTGGGGGATGGTCGCTGCCGAGGCCATGGCCGTGGGCACGCCGGTCATCTGCTCGATCCACGCCGGAGTGTCTGAGATCCTGACCGACGGCGTGGACGGCGTCCTGGTCGACCCGACGAACAGCACCGCATTCGCCGCTCGTCTGGGTGAGGTGGTCCGGGAGTCCGACCCCGACGAACTGGGGCGGGCTGCCCTGCGCCGCATCGGGAGTCTGACGCCCGCGGCGACGGCCGCTGCGCTGCTCCGCGCGGCGAGCGGCCCGGCTGAGGGTTAG
- a CDS encoding oligosaccharide flippase family protein, protein MAEEAETSLGKQTLAGLKWVYIGTASGLILQILYTSVMNRLLTPVEFGLVASAQVVLRFGKYASELGLGPALVQRPTLSSGDIRAAVTSSTLLGLALAAGMAVCAPLLEVFFDSPDVVPVFRALSLTLLLNTMTIVPKSLLSRALRFKALALAELMSFVLGYLGLGLGFGYAGAGVWSLVAAAIGQLVIMVAAAYALTRHPLRPSFAFGAVSSLYTFGGKVSVITLMEYGLAVSPAAIVGRYSGIAPLGQFNRATLVVELPLVNFSHGLSKVLFPALSRIQDDRVKVREAYLSAMRTSGAVIVPVAVGAAVAAPELVELLLGPQWDVAASLVPALSAAAAFAFMSHYGGVVCEALDVLNTKLVLTAVMLGSLVGGLLVVPDGELMGYALVLVAVQAAGTLAYALLMSRELSITAAEQVGVYVPAVISGGLVGGSIWLVTQVGTAVSPPLVVLVGLQIITGAAVLCVLAWYGPLRPMRLDVLDRIERAGYTADQSRAVGMLMALLRIGGVPATVESHG, encoded by the coding sequence GTGGCTGAGGAGGCGGAGACGAGCCTCGGCAAGCAGACCCTCGCCGGTCTGAAGTGGGTCTACATCGGCACCGCGAGCGGTCTGATCCTCCAGATCCTCTACACCTCGGTGATGAACCGGCTGTTGACGCCGGTCGAGTTCGGACTCGTTGCCAGCGCCCAGGTGGTGTTGCGCTTCGGCAAGTACGCGTCCGAGTTGGGGCTCGGACCTGCCCTGGTCCAGCGCCCCACGTTGTCGAGTGGGGACATACGGGCCGCCGTGACCTCCTCGACCCTGCTCGGCCTCGCCCTCGCCGCCGGGATGGCGGTCTGTGCCCCGCTCCTGGAGGTCTTCTTCGACAGCCCCGACGTCGTTCCCGTGTTCCGAGCGCTCTCGTTGACGCTGCTGCTCAACACGATGACGATCGTGCCGAAGTCGCTGCTCAGCCGGGCACTGCGGTTCAAGGCGCTGGCGCTGGCCGAGTTGATGTCGTTCGTCCTGGGATATCTGGGTCTCGGTCTCGGCTTCGGGTATGCGGGTGCGGGCGTCTGGAGCCTGGTGGCTGCGGCCATCGGGCAGTTGGTCATCATGGTCGCGGCCGCGTACGCGCTGACCCGGCATCCACTTCGCCCCTCCTTCGCCTTCGGCGCGGTGTCCTCGCTGTACACCTTCGGCGGCAAGGTCTCGGTCATCACCCTGATGGAGTACGGGCTGGCCGTCTCGCCGGCCGCCATCGTCGGCCGCTACAGCGGCATCGCGCCCCTCGGCCAGTTCAACCGCGCCACGCTGGTGGTCGAGTTGCCCCTGGTCAACTTCTCGCATGGGCTGTCCAAGGTGCTCTTCCCGGCGCTCAGTCGGATCCAGGACGACCGGGTCAAGGTGCGCGAGGCGTACCTCTCGGCGATGCGGACCAGTGGGGCCGTGATCGTGCCGGTGGCCGTCGGAGCGGCCGTAGCAGCACCTGAGCTGGTCGAGCTGCTGCTGGGACCGCAGTGGGACGTCGCCGCCTCCCTGGTGCCTGCGCTCTCGGCGGCTGCTGCGTTCGCGTTCATGTCGCACTACGGCGGTGTCGTGTGCGAGGCCCTGGACGTCCTGAACACGAAGCTGGTGCTGACCGCCGTGATGCTCGGGTCGCTGGTCGGCGGCCTGCTGGTGGTGCCGGACGGTGAGCTGATGGGGTACGCGCTGGTCCTCGTGGCGGTCCAGGCCGCCGGCACCCTCGCCTACGCGCTGCTGATGTCCCGTGAGCTGTCGATCACCGCGGCCGAGCAGGTAGGGGTGTACGTCCCGGCGGTGATCAGCGGCGGGTTGGTCGGTGGGTCGATCTGGCTCGTGACCCAGGTGGGGACCGCTGTCTCGCCGCCGCTCGTCGTCCTTGTGGGCCTGCAGATCATCACCGGGGCGGCGGTGCTGTGCGTGCTGGCCTGGTACGGGCCGCTCCGGCCGATGCGGCTGGATGTCCTGGACCGGATCGAGCGCGCGGGGTACACGGCTGATCAGTCCCGCGCCGTTGGCATGCTGATGGCCTTGCTGCGGATTGGCGGGGTTCCGGCCACGGTCGAGTCGCACGGCTGA
- a CDS encoding glycosyltransferase family 2 protein, producing the protein MRSGSADVAPELRRSPVRVTAVLTVHNRKPLTVRCLDALAAQRLEGAVLDVVLFDDGSTDGTSEAVLAQHPGTTVLRGDGSFFWNGGMRVALAHAMAARPDFLLWMNDDTVVEPDAVARLLAVHRSLSKRGQPGLVSATVVDPDTGEVNYTGRRQDRWRPMAFHPVVADARPEPADTMNGNCVLVPRVVFEAVGNLERTFQHSMGDYDYGLRARRAGFGVWVAPGVLGTCPSNPGFVPSKDEDVRAAFGRLRDTKHLPPGEWLTFVRRWGGPLWPLFWAFPYLRRLGWIVRSRIGG; encoded by the coding sequence ATGAGGTCTGGTTCTGCTGACGTCGCCCCCGAGTTGCGTCGGTCCCCTGTCCGCGTCACCGCGGTGCTCACCGTGCACAACCGCAAGCCCCTCACGGTGCGGTGCTTGGACGCCCTGGCTGCGCAGCGGCTGGAGGGTGCGGTACTGGACGTCGTGCTCTTCGACGACGGGTCGACGGACGGAACGTCGGAGGCGGTGCTCGCCCAGCATCCGGGGACCACAGTGCTCCGCGGTGATGGCTCGTTCTTCTGGAACGGCGGCATGCGGGTGGCGCTTGCGCACGCGATGGCCGCTCGACCGGACTTCCTGCTGTGGATGAACGACGACACCGTCGTTGAACCGGATGCGGTCGCTCGCCTGCTGGCCGTCCACCGGTCGCTCAGCAAGCGCGGACAGCCCGGCCTGGTCAGCGCCACGGTGGTCGACCCGGACACCGGCGAGGTGAACTACACCGGTCGGCGGCAGGATCGCTGGCGACCGATGGCGTTCCACCCCGTCGTGGCCGACGCTCGGCCAGAGCCGGCCGACACGATGAACGGCAACTGCGTCCTGGTGCCACGAGTGGTGTTCGAGGCCGTCGGCAATCTCGAGCGGACGTTCCAGCACTCCATGGGTGACTACGACTACGGACTACGGGCGAGGCGGGCTGGCTTCGGTGTCTGGGTCGCCCCGGGTGTCCTCGGCACCTGCCCGAGCAACCCCGGGTTCGTCCCCTCCAAGGACGAAGATGTCCGAGCCGCGTTCGGCCGCCTCCGCGACACCAAGCACCTGCCACCGGGGGAGTGGCTGACGTTCGTCAGGCGGTGGGGTGGGCCGCTCTGGCCCCTGTTCTGGGCGTTCCCGTACCTCCGTCGCCTAGGCTGGATCGTGCGGAGTCGGATCGGTGGCTAA